One genomic region from Quercus robur chromosome 4, dhQueRobu3.1, whole genome shotgun sequence encodes:
- the LOC126723590 gene encoding uncharacterized protein LOC126723590, with translation MALPCGSGRRWTRAVKMTFCLFFLIPMSSVGNRNTNTIFDKKQKLEVQQQLKRLNKPAFKSIESPDGDIIDCVDINKQPAFDHPLLKNHTIQMRPSSYPEGFSFDESNGVSSNSEPKFTQPWHLNGRCPEGTIPIRRTKEEDLLRAGSIANYGRKKHRSIPSAQYSAGQVIHEYAVLSEQGDKYYGMMAEMNVWNPHTQETNEFSLSQFWMTAGKHGQDLNTIEAGMMVYEHLYGDNNTRLFTYWTDDSYQNTGCYNLACSGFVQVDNQIAMGASVAPYSNYDGTQRSVKFYVWKDINGKGDWWMKIADRDFGYWPSSIFSILSDSASSVQWGGEVINLMQDGQHTTTQMGSGHFPEEGLGKASFFKNLKVIDGLKTLTGPRNSQTIITNPACYNLINSGDSFYFGGPGRNPNCP, from the exons ATGGCTCTTCCTTGTGGAAGTGGGAGGAGGTGGACGAGGGCAGTAAAGATGACATTCTGCTTGTTCTTTCTCATACCAATGTCATCGGTTGGAAATAGAAACACTAACACCATATTCgataagaaacaaaaattggaGGTTCAGCAGCAATTGAAGCGCCTTAACAAGCCTGCTTTTAAATCCATCGAG AGCCCAGATGGAGATATAATCGACTGCGTTGATATCAATAAGCAACCAGCTTTTGATCATCCTTTGTTAAAAAATCACACAATACAG ATGAGACCAAGTTCTTACCCAGAAGGGTTTTCATTTGATGAGAGCAACGGCGTCTCTTCAAACTCCGAGCCCAAATTTACTCAGCCATGGCACTTGAATGGAAGGTGCCCAGAAGGAACCATTCCCATAAGAAGAACTAAAGAAGAAGATTTATTAAGGGCAGGCTCTATAGCAAATTATGGAAGGAAGAAACACCGTTCCATCCCTAGTGCTCAATATAGTGCCGGTCAAGTTATCCATGAG TATGCAGTGCTTAGTGAGCAAGGAGATAAGTACTATGGAATGATGGCAGAGATGAACGTGTGGAATCCCCATACCCAGGAAACAAATGAGTTCAGCTTGTCTCAATTTTGGATGACAGCTGGTAAACATGGTCAAGATCTTAATACCATTGAAGCCGGCATGATG GTCTACGAACATCTTTATGGAGATAACAACACTAGACTCTTCACGTATTGGACT GATGATTCATATCAAAACACAGGTTGCTACAATCTGGCGTGCTCTGGCTTTGTTCAAGTCGACAACCAGATTGCGATGGGTGCAAGCGTCGCCCCTTATTCCAACTATGACGGTACCCAACGTTCAGTCAAATTCTATGTTTGGAAG GACATTAACGGAAAAGGAGACTGGTGGATGAAAATTGCGGACAGAGACTTTGGATATTGGCCATCTTCCATATTCTCGATCCTGTCTGATAGCGCTTCATCAGTTCAATGGGGAGGAGAGGTGATAAACTTAATGCAAGATGGGCAGCACACCACAACACAAATGGGCAGTGGCCATTTCCCTGAAGAAGGGCTTGGCAAGGCTAGTTTCTTCAAAAATCTCAAAGTTATTGATGGTTTAAAAACTCTCACGGGTCCTCGGAACAGTCAAACAATCATTACGAATCCCGCTTGCTATAATCTCATAAATTCTGGAGACtcattttattttggtggtCCTGGTAGAAACCCCAATTGTCCATGA
- the LOC126722535 gene encoding uncharacterized protein LOC126722535: protein MDAMSHALRKVVWSPFSVDIEWAPMADRFTRPPFNSYERKTDPVEHVSHYIQMMSLHAHNDALMCKVFPSSLGPTALRWFNGLRKGSVHNFAKLIQEFGARFITCNRVPQSVDALLSMKMRVGETLCNYASQYWEFYNEIGGGNEKIVASTFRMGLPKDSGLRESLTKKPPKGMRQLMRCIEKYKRLEDDWLESKGKAPLANRPQQSGFQPRA from the coding sequence ATGGATGCCATGAGCCATGCCTTAAGGAAGGTTGTCTGGTCACCATTTTCAGTTGATATTGAATGGGCCCCAATGGCAGATAGGTTCACCCGACCGCCTTTTAATTCCTACGAGAGGAAAACTGACCCCGTGGAGCACGTCAGCCATTATATCCAGATGATGTCTCTACACGCCCACAACGATGCgctgatgtgcaaggtgtttCCCTCAAGCCTTGGACCCACAGCACTAAGATGGTTTAATGGGCTACGTAAGGGTTCTGTCCACAATTTTGCCAAGCTAATCCAGGAGTTCGGCGCACGGTTTATAACCTGCAACCGGGTACCGCAATCGGTAGATGCATTGCTTTCTATGAAAATGAGGGTGGGGGAAACCCTTTGCAATTATGCCAGCCAGTATTGGGAATTTTATAACGAGATAGGTGGGGGCAATGAAAAGATTGTAGCAAGCACCTTTAGAATGGGACTCCCCAAGGACTCCGGATTACGAGAATCTTTGACTAAGAAGCCTCCTAAGGGTATGAGGCAGCTAATGAGGTGTATCGAGAAGTACAAGCGTCTCGAAGATGATTGGCTAGAAAGTAAGGGTAAGGCCCCACTAGCGAACCGCCCTCAGCAATCCGGATTTCAACCAAGAGCCTAG